A genomic stretch from Edaphobacter aggregans includes:
- a CDS encoding OFA family MFS transporter has protein sequence MQTRNRWGIAFAGVLLQMALGAVYAWSVFRIPLSKQFGWTISQVTLTFTIAIMVLGFASFFGGLWLKRVGPQIVAMTGGALYGVGVFLASASNHGLWWLYLTYGVIGGIGLGFGYIVPVAVLLKWFPDKRGLMTGIAVGGFGAGALVTAPIATRLIQSVGVLQTFAYLGVAYLVVSVAAGWFMQNPPDGWTPEGWTPTEKELRQKSAKDFTLNEALKTWQWWALWLLLFLNTSAGISLISQEAPIFQELAKITAITAAGMVGIVSIGNALGRVFWAWVSDTLGRKMTFAAMFLLQILLFWFLPSFHAVVAITIVSFTILMCYGGGFGTMPAFAADYFGPKNVGPIYGLMLTAWGFASAFGPLLIAHLRQASGTYVGGLHVISVVMTISVLLPLVVRPPDPVK, from the coding sequence ATGCAGACACGGAATCGTTGGGGGATTGCGTTTGCTGGGGTCCTGCTGCAGATGGCGCTAGGCGCGGTGTACGCCTGGAGCGTGTTTCGGATACCGCTGTCGAAACAATTTGGGTGGACGATTTCGCAGGTTACGCTTACTTTTACGATTGCGATTATGGTGCTGGGGTTCGCTTCGTTTTTTGGCGGGCTCTGGTTGAAGCGAGTGGGGCCACAAATAGTCGCGATGACGGGTGGGGCGCTGTATGGCGTGGGGGTTTTTCTGGCCAGCGCTTCGAACCATGGGCTGTGGTGGCTTTATCTGACGTATGGAGTGATCGGCGGGATTGGGCTGGGGTTTGGGTACATCGTTCCGGTGGCGGTGCTGCTGAAGTGGTTTCCTGATAAACGCGGTTTGATGACGGGCATTGCGGTTGGAGGTTTTGGCGCGGGGGCGCTGGTGACGGCTCCGATTGCTACGCGGCTGATTCAGAGCGTGGGCGTGCTGCAGACGTTCGCTTACCTGGGCGTTGCTTATCTGGTTGTGAGTGTGGCTGCGGGCTGGTTTATGCAAAATCCACCGGATGGCTGGACGCCAGAGGGGTGGACGCCGACAGAGAAGGAGCTTCGGCAGAAGTCGGCTAAGGACTTTACGCTGAATGAGGCGCTGAAGACGTGGCAGTGGTGGGCGCTGTGGCTGCTGCTGTTTTTGAATACATCGGCGGGCATTTCGCTGATCTCGCAGGAGGCTCCGATCTTTCAGGAGTTGGCGAAGATTACGGCGATTACGGCGGCGGGGATGGTCGGGATCGTAAGCATCGGAAATGCGCTGGGGCGGGTGTTCTGGGCGTGGGTCTCAGACACACTGGGCCGGAAGATGACGTTTGCGGCGATGTTTCTTCTCCAGATTTTGTTGTTCTGGTTTCTGCCGAGTTTTCATGCGGTTGTAGCCATAACAATTGTCAGCTTCACCATTTTGATGTGCTACGGCGGTGGGTTTGGGACGATGCCTGCGTTTGCGGCGGATTATTTCGGGCCGAAGAATGTGGGACCGATCTATGGGCTGATGCTGACGGCGTGGGGATTTGCCAGCGCCTTTGGGCCTTTGCTGATCGCGCATCTGCGTCAGGCCAGTGGAACGTACGTGGGCGGACTGCACGTGATCTCGGTGGTGATGACGATTTCGGTGCTGTTGCCGCTTGTGGTAAGACCGCCTGATCCGGTTAAATAA
- a CDS encoding GIY-YIG nuclease family protein has translation MRRDYEFFVYILCSRSRKLYVGITNDLIRRVGEHKSGAVEGFTKRYAITRLVYFERFQYVSNAIAREKELKDWRRELKVQLIEAENPTWEDLAADM, from the coding sequence ATGCGGAGAGATTATGAGTTTTTTGTCTACATCCTGTGCAGTCGTTCACGGAAGCTTTATGTGGGGATAACGAATGATCTGATTCGACGGGTCGGTGAACATAAATCAGGCGCTGTTGAAGGGTTTACGAAGCGATATGCGATTACCAGGCTCGTTTATTTTGAGCGGTTTCAATACGTGAGTAATGCAATCGCCCGGGAAAAGGAATTGAAGGATTGGCGGCGGGAGTTGAAGGTGCAGCTGATCGAGGCTGAAAATCCGACTTGGGAGGATTTAGCAGCAGATATGTAA
- a CDS encoding PAS domain S-box protein — protein sequence MNALLVKDEALRTEALNRYEVLNTAPDPVLDDIVRLAAQLCEAPIAAISLIGSERIWLKARFGFDITDVPLSTLPCETTILGDTIYEIEDARHDADFAPDGVYLEGRPHRFYAGAPLTTPDGVSIGALFVLDRAPRRLTIPQADALEILSRQVITRLELNGRIRQMDRAARSRQRVESALTVERNFVSAVLDTIGALVAVFDTAGRIVRFNRACEVASGYEFATLVGRYTWDKLIPRNEIPDAIDTFERLRAGAFPASFENQWLNRDGTLRRIAWSATALRDTQGQVGFIIATGIDVTTQRIAEATLRESEARYRQLVEGSLGMVCTHDLKGKLLSINAHGAETIGRTVESMLNHSLAEFIPEDRRPSMQRYLDKIAETGEAQGLLHLSHTDGEIRVIAYRNKLIAVPGLPSYVLGFGVDITEQVRAEGRLRTLTRQSDSILESVGDGIFAIDLDGNVTVANAAAAQMLGYKKDELLGRNLHELIHHTRADGTYFGYNDSPIRKSLLNLDTIRVSDEVFWRKDGTSFPVEYVARPQIDSTSSDASSAIAVGVVVAFTDTTERSALDRMKDEFISTVSHELRTPLTSIRGSLGLLAGGALSTRPDKSQQMLEIAINNTDRLVRLVNDILDLERISSGKSELHTTMCSAEDLLRRAAGLQQGRTPKPNTRIFFAANGVTVWADPDRILQTLDNLISNAIKFSAPGGEIHLTARNLDDHEAIIEVRDQGRGIPEDKLEHIFDRFRQGDASDSRSLGGTGLGLAICRSIITHHGGRIWATSTPGQGTTFHFTLPTKPTTNLR from the coding sequence ATGAATGCTCTGTTAGTCAAAGACGAAGCCCTCCGCACCGAAGCTCTCAACCGGTACGAGGTACTCAATACGGCCCCCGACCCCGTCCTCGACGACATCGTCCGGCTGGCGGCTCAACTCTGCGAAGCACCCATCGCGGCCATCTCTCTCATCGGCTCCGAGCGCATCTGGCTCAAGGCACGCTTCGGCTTCGACATCACCGACGTCCCTCTCTCCACCCTCCCCTGTGAGACCACCATCCTCGGCGACACCATCTACGAGATCGAAGACGCGCGCCACGACGCCGACTTCGCCCCCGACGGCGTCTACCTCGAAGGCCGTCCCCATCGTTTCTACGCCGGCGCGCCCCTGACCACCCCCGACGGCGTCAGCATCGGCGCACTCTTCGTCCTCGACCGCGCCCCCCGCCGTCTCACCATCCCGCAAGCCGACGCGCTCGAAATCCTCAGCCGCCAGGTCATCACCCGCCTCGAGCTCAACGGCCGCATCCGCCAGATGGACCGCGCCGCCCGCTCCCGTCAGCGCGTCGAATCCGCTCTCACCGTCGAGCGCAACTTCGTCTCCGCCGTCCTCGACACCATCGGCGCTCTCGTCGCTGTCTTCGATACCGCAGGCCGCATCGTCCGCTTCAACCGCGCCTGCGAGGTCGCCTCCGGTTACGAATTCGCCACCCTTGTCGGCCGCTACACCTGGGACAAGCTCATCCCCCGTAACGAAATCCCCGACGCCATCGACACCTTCGAGCGCCTCCGCGCCGGTGCCTTCCCCGCCAGCTTCGAAAACCAGTGGCTCAACCGCGACGGCACCCTCCGCCGCATCGCCTGGTCAGCCACCGCCCTCCGCGACACCCAGGGCCAGGTCGGCTTCATCATCGCCACCGGCATCGACGTAACCACCCAGCGCATAGCCGAAGCAACCCTCCGCGAAAGCGAGGCCCGCTACCGCCAGCTCGTCGAAGGCTCCCTCGGTATGGTCTGCACCCACGACCTCAAGGGCAAACTCCTCTCCATCAACGCCCACGGCGCAGAAACCATCGGCCGCACCGTCGAGTCGATGCTCAATCACTCCCTCGCCGAGTTCATCCCCGAAGACCGCCGCCCCTCCATGCAGCGCTACCTCGACAAGATCGCCGAGACCGGCGAAGCCCAGGGCCTCCTCCACCTCTCCCACACCGACGGCGAGATCCGCGTCATCGCCTACCGCAACAAGCTCATCGCCGTCCCCGGCCTCCCTTCCTACGTCCTGGGCTTCGGCGTCGATATCACCGAACAAGTCCGCGCCGAAGGCCGTCTCCGCACCCTCACACGCCAGTCCGACTCCATCCTCGAGTCCGTCGGCGACGGCATCTTTGCCATCGACCTCGACGGCAACGTCACCGTCGCCAACGCCGCTGCAGCGCAGATGCTCGGCTACAAAAAAGACGAGCTGCTCGGCCGCAACCTCCACGAGCTCATCCATCACACCCGCGCCGACGGCACTTACTTCGGCTACAACGACTCCCCCATCCGCAAAAGCCTCCTCAACCTCGATACCATCCGCGTCTCAGACGAAGTCTTCTGGCGCAAGGACGGCACCAGCTTCCCCGTCGAATACGTCGCACGCCCCCAAATCGATTCCACCTCAAGCGACGCAAGCTCCGCCATAGCCGTAGGCGTCGTCGTAGCCTTCACCGACACCACCGAGCGCAGCGCTCTCGACCGCATGAAAGACGAGTTCATCTCCACCGTCTCCCACGAGCTCCGCACCCCCCTGACCTCCATCCGCGGCTCTCTCGGCCTGCTCGCCGGCGGCGCACTCTCCACCCGACCCGACAAGTCCCAGCAGATGCTCGAGATCGCCATCAACAACACAGACCGTCTCGTCCGTCTCGTCAACGACATCCTCGACCTGGAGCGCATCAGCAGCGGCAAAAGCGAGCTTCACACCACCATGTGCAGCGCCGAAGACCTCCTTCGTCGCGCTGCCGGACTACAGCAGGGCCGCACCCCCAAACCCAACACCCGCATCTTCTTCGCAGCCAACGGAGTCACCGTCTGGGCCGACCCCGACCGCATCCTTCAGACCCTCGACAACCTCATCTCCAACGCGATCAAGTTCTCAGCCCCCGGCGGCGAGATTCACCTCACCGCACGCAACCTCGACGACCACGAAGCCATCATCGAAGTCCGCGATCAGGGCCGTGGCATCCCCGAGGACAAGCTCGAGCACATCTTCGATCGCTTCCGCCAGGGCGACGCCTCCGACTCTCGCTCCCTCGGCGGCACCGGCCTCGGCCTGGCAATCTGTCGCAGCATCATCACCCACCACGGAGGCCGCATCTGGGCCACCAGCACCCCCGGCCAGGGCACCACCTTCCACTTCACCCTTCCCACCAAACCCACGACCAACCTCCGCTAG
- the acs gene encoding acetate--CoA ligase, giving the protein MTSSVEGQNLDSSLRENRVFAPSAEFAAKAHVKSLEEYEAMYRRSVEQPEEFWADAAGELEWFEKWTRVLELGEDGSGNGAKWFVGGKLNLSHNCVDRHALGARKDKVALLWEGEPGEVRRLTYGDLHEQVQRFANVLKGLGIKKGDRVAVYMGMCPELAIALLACARIGAVHSVIFGGFAAHAIVDRVNDSECVAVITQDSSYRRGTEIKLKAIVDEALEQCPTVKHVVVYRRSDTAVKMKEGRDIWWDEALLAAEHECAPEWMDAEDPLYLLYTSGTTGKPKGLVHTTGGYSVQTYLTSKYVFDLQEDDVYWCTADVGWVTGHSYVVYGPLQNGATVVMYEGAPNWPEFDRFWKIIDAHKVTVFYTAPTAIRAFTKWGAEWVRKHSLASLRLLGTVGEPINPESWMWFHREIGKERCPIVDTYWQTETGAIMIAPIPGAVATKPGSATRPFFGIVPEVVTKEGEPVPDGKGGLLVFRTAWPSMARTVYGNPERYEKAYWVEIPGSYFTGDGARRDADGYYWLMGRVDDVLNVSGHRLGTMEVESALVAHPKVAEAAVVGRPDDLKGQAICAFVTLEMGHTVSEELRQEIRQWVAKEIGALARPDDVRFTEALPKTRSGKIMRRLLRELATTGEVKGDTTTLEDFGVIAKLRGDEE; this is encoded by the coding sequence GTGACGTCGTCTGTTGAGGGTCAGAATCTGGATTCGAGTTTGCGGGAAAATCGGGTGTTTGCACCCTCGGCTGAGTTTGCGGCGAAGGCTCATGTGAAGAGCCTGGAAGAGTATGAGGCGATGTACCGGCGGAGCGTGGAGCAGCCGGAGGAATTCTGGGCGGACGCGGCGGGGGAGCTGGAGTGGTTTGAAAAGTGGACTCGGGTGTTGGAGCTGGGGGAAGATGGGTCGGGCAACGGGGCGAAGTGGTTTGTTGGGGGAAAGCTGAATCTTTCGCATAACTGCGTGGATCGGCATGCGCTGGGTGCTCGGAAGGATAAGGTTGCGCTGCTTTGGGAGGGGGAGCCGGGTGAGGTGCGGCGGCTGACGTATGGCGATCTGCATGAGCAGGTGCAGCGGTTTGCGAATGTTCTGAAAGGTTTGGGGATCAAGAAGGGCGATCGGGTCGCTGTGTATATGGGGATGTGTCCGGAGCTGGCGATTGCGCTGCTGGCTTGTGCTCGGATTGGCGCGGTACATTCGGTGATCTTTGGCGGGTTTGCGGCTCATGCGATTGTGGATCGCGTGAATGACTCGGAGTGCGTCGCGGTGATTACGCAGGACTCGAGCTACAGGCGTGGCACGGAGATCAAGCTGAAGGCGATTGTGGATGAGGCGCTGGAGCAGTGTCCGACGGTGAAGCATGTGGTGGTGTATCGGCGGTCGGATACAGCAGTGAAGATGAAGGAAGGGCGCGATATCTGGTGGGATGAGGCGCTACTGGCAGCGGAGCATGAGTGTGCGCCGGAGTGGATGGATGCTGAGGATCCGCTGTATTTGCTGTATACGTCGGGGACGACAGGGAAGCCGAAGGGACTGGTGCATACGACGGGCGGGTACTCGGTGCAGACTTATTTGACGAGTAAGTATGTGTTCGATTTGCAGGAAGACGATGTTTATTGGTGCACCGCGGATGTTGGGTGGGTGACGGGTCATAGCTATGTTGTGTATGGGCCGTTGCAGAATGGTGCGACGGTGGTGATGTATGAGGGCGCGCCGAATTGGCCGGAGTTTGATCGATTCTGGAAGATTATTGACGCGCATAAGGTGACGGTGTTCTATACGGCTCCGACGGCGATTCGGGCGTTTACGAAGTGGGGCGCGGAGTGGGTGCGGAAGCACTCCCTGGCTTCGCTAAGGCTGTTGGGGACGGTGGGAGAGCCGATCAATCCGGAGTCGTGGATGTGGTTTCATCGCGAGATCGGCAAGGAACGGTGCCCGATTGTGGATACATACTGGCAGACGGAGACGGGTGCGATCATGATTGCGCCGATTCCGGGGGCTGTGGCGACGAAGCCGGGGTCGGCTACGCGGCCGTTTTTTGGAATTGTGCCTGAAGTGGTTACAAAAGAGGGCGAACCGGTTCCGGATGGAAAGGGCGGGCTGCTGGTGTTCCGGACGGCGTGGCCTTCGATGGCTCGTACGGTGTATGGGAATCCTGAGCGGTATGAGAAGGCTTATTGGGTGGAGATTCCCGGGAGCTACTTTACGGGCGATGGCGCGAGGCGGGATGCGGATGGGTACTACTGGCTGATGGGACGCGTGGACGATGTGCTGAATGTGAGCGGTCACCGGCTGGGCACGATGGAGGTTGAGTCGGCGCTGGTGGCGCATCCGAAGGTTGCTGAGGCTGCGGTGGTTGGGCGTCCGGATGATTTGAAGGGGCAGGCGATCTGCGCGTTTGTGACGTTGGAGATGGGGCATACGGTCAGCGAAGAGTTGCGGCAGGAGATTCGGCAGTGGGTGGCCAAAGAGATTGGCGCGCTGGCGAGGCCGGATGATGTGCGGTTTACCGAGGCGCTGCCGAAGACTCGGAGTGGGAAGATTATGCGGCGGCTGCTGCGCGAGCTGGCTACTACGGGTGAGGTGAAGGGCGATACGACTACTCTTGAGGACTTTGGAGTGATCGCGAAGTTGCGGGGGGATGAGGAGTAG
- a CDS encoding toll/interleukin-1 receptor domain-containing protein, giving the protein MTVQESRYTAFVSYRRLPKDTGWAEWLVGALSDFETPEALRRRGTPKKIGRLFRDEGDLAASGDLSGELKAALWDSDYLIVVCSPETPKSNWVRAEIALFRHWGRADRILALLIEGAPEESYPELLRQYRMVGEGRDTVMELIVPAGADVTPRQNKTEQELKDLARDRILSALLGCSFAELRQSLEAERRSETVVAYFHDVVRRRGIPEGVGALTEEQVLHREYSYRFEVRAGRVESVQRVDSHGILREDGEGIAQWDVMYRSSGAVESVDRRNRHGGVKVRESYSRDGRTVDFLREDDTAVAQAGFVGGMGLARKLVADLKERRAGIVRHRLDYDERGYVVRRRYARDAYNTPAQDAMGNYGEGYEVDSRGLVTRMWFLDAQDGHAIQRNGVAERRDEFDAAGWLIRWIYLDALGQPALCSDGYSAVEQSFDEFGNKLKDICFDTEGRPTLSTENFAIWTGKYNAHGNMIESASWGVDGSPTLREQRHALWIADYDDRGNQTRIGYLGFDRRPVPYKSWYATSTAKYDEGDDLIEERYFDVEGRPTLSEFGYACLKQGYDARGNVAELEYFGVDDKPILSKEGFARLTQTYDERGNRIEQVCYGTDGVLTVGKGGFARWVAKYDERGNRIEESYFAADGTPTAGREGVACAKSIFDDRGNPLEQAYFGVDGRPVTRKEGYARHVHKYDMYGNVAEQAYFGVDGGPVLRNNEFARMTASHDVHGNIVEQAYFGVDRTPVLCKAGYAKRKDSYDERGNRIEQAHFGVDGAPILANDGYAVFRQKYDERGNAIEDNCFGVDGEPILSKTGDARRTHSLDGRGNPVEHRCFGVDGAPILCKENWAILRERYDERGNMIEQSCYGVDGDLIVCKYGYATCTKRYDDRGNLVGQEFFGTDGSLMNSDDGFAKVTQSFDERDNWVEGAYFGVDGALVVAKGGYARIKNKYDARGNKVEHSVFGVDDAPILCENGYATLKSKYDARNHDVEHLYFGVDGEPVLSKYGYFKRVNRYDELGSEVEATFFGVEGEPVERVGGYCRAVREYDATGLLLKTRYLNFKEEEVFPEEDHLVWKTESR; this is encoded by the coding sequence ATGACAGTGCAGGAGAGCAGGTATACAGCCTTCGTTAGCTATCGGCGTCTGCCGAAGGATACGGGCTGGGCTGAATGGCTGGTGGGCGCGCTCTCGGATTTTGAGACGCCTGAGGCGTTGCGGCGGCGGGGAACTCCGAAGAAGATTGGGCGATTGTTCCGCGATGAGGGAGATCTGGCGGCCAGCGGTGATCTGTCGGGAGAGTTGAAGGCGGCTCTGTGGGATTCGGACTACCTGATTGTGGTTTGTTCTCCTGAGACTCCGAAGTCGAACTGGGTGAGGGCGGAGATTGCTCTATTTCGGCACTGGGGACGGGCCGATCGCATCCTTGCGCTTTTGATTGAGGGTGCGCCGGAGGAGTCGTATCCCGAACTGCTGCGGCAGTACAGGATGGTGGGTGAGGGCCGGGATACGGTGATGGAGTTGATTGTTCCTGCTGGGGCGGATGTGACTCCGAGACAGAACAAGACAGAGCAGGAGTTGAAGGACCTGGCGCGGGATCGGATTCTTTCTGCGCTGCTTGGGTGTTCGTTTGCTGAGCTGCGGCAGAGTCTGGAGGCGGAACGGCGGAGCGAGACGGTTGTTGCGTATTTTCACGACGTGGTGCGGCGGCGGGGGATTCCGGAGGGTGTGGGCGCGCTGACGGAGGAGCAGGTGTTGCATCGGGAGTACTCGTATCGGTTTGAGGTGCGCGCGGGAAGGGTGGAGAGTGTTCAACGGGTGGACAGCCACGGGATTCTGCGTGAAGACGGGGAGGGGATTGCGCAGTGGGACGTGATGTATCGCTCGTCGGGGGCGGTGGAGTCGGTGGATCGGCGCAATCGGCATGGTGGAGTGAAGGTGCGGGAGAGCTACTCGCGGGACGGGCGGACGGTGGACTTTTTGAGAGAGGACGACACCGCGGTCGCGCAGGCCGGGTTTGTGGGAGGCATGGGATTGGCTCGTAAGCTCGTTGCGGATTTGAAGGAGCGGCGAGCGGGCATTGTGCGGCATCGGCTTGACTACGATGAGCGGGGATATGTGGTGCGACGACGGTATGCGCGCGATGCGTACAACACGCCGGCGCAGGATGCTATGGGCAACTATGGCGAAGGGTATGAGGTTGACAGTCGCGGGTTGGTGACGCGGATGTGGTTTCTGGATGCTCAGGATGGACATGCGATTCAGCGGAATGGGGTGGCGGAACGCAGAGATGAGTTTGATGCGGCGGGGTGGTTGATTCGCTGGATTTATCTTGATGCTCTCGGGCAGCCTGCCTTGTGTAGCGATGGGTACTCGGCTGTAGAGCAGAGCTTCGACGAGTTCGGCAACAAACTGAAGGACATCTGTTTCGACACGGAAGGGAGGCCGACTCTAAGTACAGAGAACTTCGCGATATGGACCGGAAAATACAATGCCCACGGCAACATGATTGAGTCGGCGAGCTGGGGAGTCGATGGGAGTCCGACTTTGAGAGAACAGCGTCATGCGTTGTGGATTGCGGACTATGACGATCGTGGCAATCAGACAAGGATCGGTTATTTAGGGTTCGATCGAAGGCCGGTTCCGTACAAGTCGTGGTATGCGACGTCCACGGCGAAATATGACGAAGGCGATGATCTTATTGAGGAGAGGTACTTCGATGTTGAGGGTAGACCAACGTTGAGCGAATTCGGTTACGCCTGTTTGAAGCAGGGCTATGATGCGCGTGGGAATGTAGCTGAACTGGAGTATTTCGGAGTGGATGACAAGCCCATCCTGAGCAAAGAGGGATTTGCCCGGCTAACGCAAACCTATGACGAACGCGGCAACAGGATCGAACAGGTTTGTTATGGAACAGATGGCGTTTTGACGGTGGGCAAGGGCGGCTTTGCGCGGTGGGTCGCCAAATACGATGAACGCGGCAACAGGATTGAGGAGTCCTATTTCGCAGCGGATGGCACGCCGACAGCTGGCAGAGAAGGAGTAGCTTGCGCGAAGTCGATCTTCGATGATCGCGGTAACCCGCTGGAGCAGGCCTATTTTGGCGTCGATGGTAGGCCGGTTACCCGCAAGGAAGGTTATGCGCGCCATGTCCATAAGTACGATATGTATGGCAACGTCGCTGAACAAGCCTATTTCGGAGTGGATGGCGGCCCGGTGCTTCGCAACAATGAGTTCGCGCGGATGACCGCGAGCCATGATGTGCACGGCAATATTGTGGAACAGGCGTACTTCGGAGTGGATAGAACTCCAGTGCTATGCAAGGCCGGTTATGCCAAACGCAAAGACAGCTATGACGAACGCGGCAACAGGATTGAACAGGCGCATTTCGGAGTGGATGGCGCTCCGATTCTGGCGAATGACGGCTATGCCGTTTTCAGGCAGAAGTATGACGAGCGCGGCAATGCGATTGAAGACAACTGTTTCGGAGTGGATGGGGAGCCGATTCTTAGTAAGACCGGAGATGCGCGGCGTACGCACTCCCTCGATGGACGAGGCAATCCAGTAGAGCACCGTTGTTTTGGAGTGGATGGCGCTCCGATTCTTTGTAAGGAGAATTGGGCCATATTGCGGGAGAGGTATGACGAGCGCGGCAATATGATCGAACAATCCTGCTATGGAGTGGATGGCGATCTGATTGTCTGCAAGTATGGCTATGCGACGTGCACGAAACGCTATGACGACCGCGGAAATCTGGTGGGGCAAGAATTCTTCGGAACGGACGGGAGTTTGATGAACTCCGACGACGGATTTGCCAAAGTCACGCAGAGCTTTGACGAGCGCGATAACTGGGTAGAGGGTGCGTATTTCGGGGTGGATGGCGCTTTGGTTGTAGCCAAAGGCGGCTATGCCCGAATCAAGAACAAGTACGACGCGCGAGGAAATAAAGTTGAGCACTCAGTTTTTGGAGTGGATGACGCACCGATTCTTTGTGAAAACGGATATGCCACGTTGAAGTCAAAATACGATGCGCGCAACCACGATGTTGAGCATTTGTATTTTGGAGTGGATGGCGAGCCTGTCTTGAGCAAGTATGGCTATTTCAAGAGAGTTAATCGGTATGACGAACTTGGCAGTGAAGTAGAGGCGACTTTCTTTGGAGTGGAGGGTGAGCCAGTGGAGAGAGTCGGCGGCTATTGCCGTGCGGTGCGCGAGTATGACGCGACGGGGCTTTTGCTGAAGACGCGATATTTGAATTTCAAAGAGGAAGAAGTCTTTCCGGAAGAGGACCATCTTGTGTGGAAGACGGAGTCGCGATAG
- a CDS encoding VOC family protein, translating into MNNRSVPTNIVLPHVVYGDVAEAILWLSRTFGFSEHYRYGDPKEPSGAQMHLGEAWIMVESARAGRGSPKQLGYWTQSLTVFVDDVEGHFRKAKAAGAKVVEDLHVTEYGEHQYGVEDLEGHHWLFSQHARDVSPDEWGAKMAGEM; encoded by the coding sequence ATGAATAACAGATCAGTTCCGACGAATATTGTGCTGCCGCACGTTGTGTATGGGGATGTCGCTGAAGCGATTCTTTGGTTGAGCAGGACGTTTGGGTTTTCGGAACACTATCGCTATGGCGATCCTAAGGAGCCGAGCGGCGCGCAGATGCATCTGGGTGAGGCTTGGATCATGGTTGAAAGTGCACGGGCTGGGCGGGGCAGTCCGAAGCAGCTAGGGTATTGGACTCAGAGCCTGACAGTGTTCGTCGATGATGTTGAAGGGCATTTCCGGAAGGCGAAAGCGGCTGGCGCTAAGGTTGTCGAGGATCTCCACGTGACGGAGTACGGGGAACATCAATATGGCGTCGAGGATCTGGAGGGGCATCATTGGCTGTTTTCGCAACATGCTCGTGATGTGAGTCCGGACGAGTGGGGAGCGAAGATGGCTGGGGAGATGTGA
- a CDS encoding amidohydrolase, translated as MRGCVWAAVVGMSLGAGAVALAQDVTGIVGGEVPGLMATYKGLHGAPELSHHEEKTSALLAEELRKAGFTVTERVGKYPDGTQGFGVVGILKNGAGPTLLIRADMDALPVTEATGLPYASTVRAKNPAGQDVGVMHACGHDIHVTTMIGVARAMAAMKDKWRGTLMLIGQPSEETIDGAKAMMADHLYERFGKPDMAIALHDANFAAGKVSVVPGPALASSTSIDVVMRGVGSHGSAPEAGKDPIVMAAAFITQVQTVVSRSVSPQQPAVVTVGDIHGGTKRNIIPDEVKMELTTRSYSEEVRQTIIDGVKRTARGVAIAAGVPEDRMPVVTVLEDESTPAMINDVALSARLQKIFVAKLGAENVVEKKPIMGSEDFGIFSMGEKIPAVIFWLGAYDPAKVAESEKTGKSLPSPHSPLFAPLPEPALRTGITAMTDAALELLQ; from the coding sequence ATGCGGGGATGTGTTTGGGCTGCGGTTGTGGGGATGAGTCTGGGCGCTGGCGCTGTGGCCTTGGCGCAGGATGTTACGGGGATTGTGGGTGGTGAGGTTCCCGGGCTCATGGCTACTTACAAGGGACTGCATGGTGCGCCGGAGCTTTCGCATCATGAGGAGAAGACTTCGGCGTTGCTTGCGGAGGAGCTTCGCAAGGCTGGGTTCACGGTGACGGAGCGGGTGGGGAAGTATCCCGATGGGACGCAGGGTTTTGGGGTGGTTGGGATTTTGAAGAATGGCGCGGGGCCGACGCTGCTGATTCGCGCAGATATGGATGCGCTGCCGGTGACGGAGGCTACGGGGCTTCCTTATGCGAGCACGGTGCGGGCGAAGAATCCGGCGGGGCAGGATGTTGGTGTGATGCATGCGTGCGGGCATGACATTCATGTGACGACGATGATCGGTGTGGCTCGTGCGATGGCGGCGATGAAGGACAAGTGGCGTGGGACGCTGATGCTAATTGGGCAGCCTAGCGAAGAGACAATTGATGGTGCGAAGGCGATGATGGCGGATCATCTGTATGAGCGGTTTGGGAAGCCGGATATGGCGATTGCGCTGCATGATGCGAATTTTGCGGCTGGGAAGGTGTCGGTGGTGCCCGGGCCTGCGCTGGCGAGTTCGACTTCGATTGATGTGGTGATGCGTGGCGTGGGGAGCCATGGGTCGGCTCCGGAGGCGGGGAAGGACCCGATTGTGATGGCGGCGGCGTTTATTACGCAGGTGCAGACGGTGGTGAGCCGGTCGGTGTCTCCGCAGCAGCCTGCGGTGGTGACGGTGGGGGATATTCATGGTGGGACGAAGAGGAACATCATTCCCGATGAGGTGAAGATGGAGCTGACGACTCGGAGTTATAGCGAAGAGGTTCGTCAGACGATTATTGACGGGGTGAAGCGGACGGCTCGGGGCGTGGCGATTGCGGCGGGGGTTCCGGAGGATAGGATGCCGGTGGTGACGGTGCTGGAGGATGAGTCGACGCCGGCGATGATCAATGATGTGGCGCTGTCGGCGCGGCTGCAGAAGATTTTTGTGGCGAAGCTGGGTGCGGAGAATGTGGTTGAGAAGAAGCCGATTATGGGGAGCGAGGACTTCGGGATCTTCAGCATGGGGGAGAAGATTCCGGCGGTGATCTTCTGGCTGGGGGCTTATGACCCGGCGAAGGTTGCTGAGAGCGAGAAGACGGGTAAGTCGCTGCCTTCGCCTCACTCGCCGCTGTTTGCTCCTCTGCCGGAACCGGCACTGCGGACGGGGATTACGGCTATGACGGATGCTGCGTTGGAGTTGCTACAGTAG